TTTCGACGGATTGCCGCACCAGAGCGTGCTGCGCCATGCGGAACTGGCCGACCGCAGCTTCGTGGTCAGTTCCTTTGGCAAGACCTACCACTGCACCGGCTGGAAGGTGGGTTATTGCGTGGCGCCGCGCACCTTGAGTGCGGAGTTCCGCAAAGTTCACCAGTATCTGACGTTCTGCACCTTCAGTCCGGCCCAGTGGGCGTTTGCGCACGTGCTGGAACACGATCCGCAGCACTACCTGGACCTGCCGGCGTTCTACCAGGAAAAACGCGACCACTTCCGCGACCTGCTGCAGGGCTCGCGCTTCCAGTTGTTGCCCGTACGGGGTGCCTATTTCCAGCTGGTGGACTATTCCGCCATCAGCGACAAGGACGACCTCAACTTCTGCGAATGGCTGGTACGCGAGGCAGGAGTGGCCGCCATTCCCGTGTCGGCGTTCTACGAGACGGCGCCGGCGGCGAAAATCATCCGTTTCTGCTTTGCCAAGAACGACAAGACCCTTGCCGACGCCGCCGAACGCCTGCGGGCGTTGTGACGTCCGCTTTTAATGCACAAAGGAAATAAAGCTGACATGGCACTTCCGACGCAATCACTGCGGGTTTCGCTGGTGCAGGGTGATACGCGCTGGCATGACGCGGCGGCCAATCGCGCGTACTACGGCGAAAAGATTCGTGCGCTGAAAGGCCAGACTGACCTGATCGTCCTGCCTGAGACGTTCACCAGTGGATTCACCAACGAAACCCTTGGCAACGCCGAGGGCATGGACGGCGAAAGCCTTCGCTGGCTGGCGGGGGTCGCAGCGGAAGTCGGGGCCGTGATCACCGGCAGCCTGGTGATCCGTGCGGAAGACCGCTGCGCCAATCGCCTCGTCTGGATGCGTCCGGACGGCAGCTTCGAAACGTACGACAAGCGGCACCTGTTTCGCATGGCAAATGAGCACCAGCGCTATGTCAGTGGCAAGGACCGCCTGATCGTCACGCTGAACGGCTGGCGCATCTGCCCTCTGATCTGCTACGACCTGCGTTTCCCGGTTTGGGCGCGCAATCGCTACAACCGCACCGTGGCTGACCGGTTCGACTACGACGTTCTCATCTACGTGGCGAACTGGCCCAGCGCGCGGCGCTATCCCTGGCAGACGCTTCTGCGCGCGCGGGCGATGGAAAACCTGAGCTACTGCATCGGCGTCAATCGCGTGGGTACGGATGGCAACCAGCTGCACTACGCCGGTGATAGCGTGGCGCTGGATTTCCTGGGGCAGCCCATGGCGGAACTGGGCGCGGTGGACCTCACGGTTACTGTCACGCTCGATCCCGCAGCCCTGGCTGCCCACCGGGAGCGGTTCCCGGCATGGATGGATGCGGACGATTTCGCCCTGACCGCCGACTAGGAGCGCCTCGGCGCATCGTGCGCACTCGCACCGGCGCGAAGGTGATCCTGAAAATACAGACGGCGGGCCAAGGCCCGCCGTTTGCGTTATGGAATGCGAGGGCGTCCGTGCCCTCGTCGATCTGCGTTACGGCGTCGATTCGAAGCCGTTCTTGAAGATCGCGTCGACCGGCGCCGTCGCGACCGGCGAGAGGCACCATTCCTGCACCACGCCGGTATCCTGATTGGCCAGGTCGGCCACGTTCAGGCGCCAGGTGCCAGCCAGTTCGCGGGCGTTGAAGGGCGCGAGCGGGTTGGACGCGCGCACGTCACCGCCGATGCCTGGCGAGGAGGCACGGCAGCTCATCGCCGATGCTGCGCCGTCGTTCCAGCGGACGTCCACGTCGGGGACCGAGCAGCCGGTGCCACCCATGCGATTGCCAAGGATCACGGTCGTGTTGGATGCCACGTGGGTCAACGACACCGTGACGTCGCCGGGCCAGGTGTGGGACATCTTCAGCGACACGTCCAGGTCGGTCAGCGTGCCGGCATCCGCCACCACCAGGTCCGAGTTGACGCCGGTTGCGTTGTTATCCGGCACGGCCAGGTTCGGCGTGACGCAGATCAGGTTGGCGGTGGTGAACGTCGACACCGGCGACTGCGTGCCCGCACCGCAGGTGTTGTCCGCACGAACGCGCCAGTGGTAGGCCGTGTTCGGCAGCAACGCGGTGCCCAGGGTGAGCTGTGTGCCGCTGACTGTTTCCGAGGCGACGATGTCCGTGAAGGCGGCATCCTTTGCGATCTGCACGAAATAGGTCTTGGCCTGGGGTACGGCATTCCACTGGAGGGTAGGCTTCAGTGTGACGCCCAGCTGGTTGTTGGTCGGCGCGACGAGCACGCCGGCCGCCGGAGGCGCCGTGTACAACTGCACGTCCAGCGACTGGGTCTGCGGGCCACTGGTGGAGGTGGCATTGACGTTGAAGGTATACGCGCCGGCGGCGAGCGAACCCGTACCGGTCAGGGTTGCCGTGGCAGTGTTGCCCGGCGTCACCGTGGTCGGCGTCACCGTTGCCGTAGCACCGGCCGGCACGTTGGCTGTCGTCAGCTCGACCGGATCGGAGTAGCCGAGCACCGACGAGACATCGAGGGTGAAGCTGGCATCCGACGGGGCGCAGATCTCGCGGCTGGACGGCGTGGCCTGGAGGCCGAACATCGGCGTCACGGCGCAGTTGTCGCAAACCAGGGCAAAATCCTGGTCCGTGGCATCGCCGCTGCCCGGGATGCCGTCGCCCGGCAGGTTGGTCGCATTCACGCGAATCGTGACGGCGCCGCCGGCGCCGGCCGGCAGGAACACGTTCTCGACGTTGTTCTTCGCGTCCGCCGTGCCGCCGGTGCTGGACACGCCGGCGGTCATCACGTTGCCCTTGTAGGTATTGCCGGCGTGGCTGACTTCCAGGTCCAGGTTGTTGACCAGGGCCGGGTTGGCGCCGACAGCGCCGGGCGCGTCGGTCCAGGCCAGGGTGATGCGCACCGGCTTGGAGGGATTGGCGACACCGACGGTCCATTGCTGGTTCTGGCCGGCGTCATCGAGCACGATGCTCTGGTCGACCGTGAACTGCTGCATGGTCGCATCGATGGTGTTGGCCAGATTCACGCGGCCCCAGCCTTCGTTGTTGTTCGGCACGTCAGCCGTGGCCATATCGATGGCACCGTTGACGAGCAGGGCCTTGGCCATCGCCGGGCTGGGCGTGGCGCCGGCGTGCTGGGCGCGCCACCACTGCGTGATCAGCGCGATGGAACCCGACACATGCGGGGCGGCCATGCTGGTGCCGGAGCACAGTGCGTAGTGGGTGGCGGTGCCGGCGATTTCCGTACCGCAGAGCGAAGCACCGGCGCGGCGGCGGGCCGAGGCAATGCTCTCACCCGGTGCCGACACGTTCGGCAGGACGCGGCCGTCGACCGCGGGGCCGCGGCTGGAGAAGCCGGAGATCGCATTGATCGCGCCAGCGCGGAAGTTGGTGGAGCTGGCGACGATGATCGGATTCTTCGCTTCCTTGGGCGCCGTCAGCGTGGAAGCGCCCGGACCGGAGTTGCCCGCCGAGAACGCGATGATGTACGGCTGGTTGTTGGCGGCGTCGAAGTCGCCGTCGCGGATCATCATGTCAAAGGTGCGTTCACTGGCCTGGTAGCCGTGCGCAGTACCTTCGCCGGTGGTCCAGCTGGCGTTGGTGCCGATGGCGTTACCGGCGAGGCCGAGCTTGGAGAGCTCCTGCCAGCCGTTGAGCGGCGGCCAGTTCTCACCCGTACAGATCGGATAGAGCGAGGTGCCCGGGGCCACGCCCAGGCCATAAAGGAAGCCGGCTGCATCGGCTTCGGCACCAGGGCCGGTGCCATCGCCCAGGCCGACGCCCGCAATGATGCCGGCGACATGCGTGCCGTGACCACCGCCCTGCTCGTCGTCACCGTTCGGCGCCGCGCAACCGGGCATGCTGAAGCCGCCGACGATGCGCGGCGCGAGGTCGGGATGGCCCAGGTCGCTGCCGGTATCGGTGACCGCCCAGATCACGCCGGTGCCGTTGTAGGCGAAGGTCGTCAGCCACGGTGCATAGCCCAGCTGCGGTGCATTGGCGCCGTTGTAGTTGCCGGCGATGATCTGGTTCGACATTTCGTCGTCGAACTGGATCGTGGGGCTGGCATAGCCCATCCACACGACCTGCGGCAGCTGCGCGATCTTTTCGAGCTGGCTGGCATCGACCTTGATCCAGGCGTCGAAGAAGGCCTTGTCCGGCTGTGCCGGCGCATGCGTGATCACGTGGGCGCCCAGGCCCTTGAGCTTGTCGATCAGGCCCTTGACGTTGCCGTCGTTGTAGAAGTGCACGTCGACATTGCCGATCAGGCCGGTGCGGCCATGCAGGTCGCGGTTGATCTTGTAGTCGGCCAGGAAGCCGCCCTGCCAGCGCACGAAGGGCTGGCGCGCGGTTTCGGCGACGGAGTCCATGCGGCCCCAGACCAGGAAGGTGTCATTGGGGTAGTACTGCAGGACGCGCAGGCCCTGCTGCTCGATCGCTTCGCGCCACGCCTGCTTGGCCGGTCCGATGAACTGGACCAGGTGGAGCCCGGCGCCGTCGGCGGTCGTCGGGAAAGCGCCCTTGCGCGCCTGCTGGCCTTCGCGGATCGGATCGAAGTTGACGTCGTTGAACCGGATGCGGCCGGCGTCGGCGATGACACTGGCAGCCGACGAGCGGGCCAGAAGCTTGTTTGCGTCCGAGCGCGAAAGTTCCAGAATGCGGAAATTGCCGTAATCGGTACTTTGCAGCGGCGAGATGCCGAGGGCTTCGGTGGCGATGGTGTCGCTGGCGTCCAGGCGGACGCGAACGGTGTCATCTGCGGCATGTCCGATGCCGGCGGTGCCCAGAAGGGCCGCCAGGGCCAGGTAAAGCGGCTTTCGCATGATCAATCCCCAAGTGAGACAGCTAATCAAGTCGAGCACATGACGACGTCGTGGTGCGCGAGCACGCCACGGCGCGGTTCCAGACCGCCGGATTGGTCGAACGTGGGGGAGCGAGGGCACTACCTTGATCGACGGATTCCGCTTCGATACACGCGCCGAGGCGCGTTCCCTGGTATCTGCACGTTAAGAACCCGAGAAATATAGGCGAAAGTGTGAAGTACGAAAACGATTATCTGAAATTGTTCGTATTGCTGCATCGCAGCGAACATTTCAGGCGCAGCGCTCCAGTCATGGCTTCCAGGCGTGCTGGACAGCAACAATAGGGTGGGTGGTCCAGTGGAACCGGCCTGTCCTGTGCCACCGATGTTTACCGGTAACGGCGGGTCAGCCCGTGTCGGCGTCGCCGGCGGCGTCCCAGTAGGGCTCCGGACCGAAGCGATTGACCAGGAAATCGATCAGGGAACGGGTCTTGGCAGGCACGGCGCGGCCGGGTGGATAGACGGCGTGGATCGCGATCTCGGGTGCGTCCCAGTCTTCCAGCACGCGAACCAGCTCGCCGCGGCGCATCCGCTGCCAGACCAGAAAGGTTGGGGACAGGCAGATGCCCAGGCCTGCTACTGCAGCAGAAGCAATCACGTCGCCATTGTTGACGCGGAGCTTTCCCCGGATCGGAATCTGCGCCCGCTCCTCGCCGCGATGCAGCAGGACCTCGTCCTTGCGTGCCGCGAGCGTGTAGCAGAGGAAATTGTGGTCGGAAAGGTCCGTCGGCTTGCGAGGCGTCCCTTCGCGCCGCAGGTAGGCCGGGCTGGCGACCAGTTGCATCCGGCAAGGTGCGATGCGGCGTGCGATCAGACTGGAGTCGGTCAGCCGGGCGATGCGGATGGCCATGTCAAAGCCTTCCTCGACCAGATCGACCTGGCGGTCGTTGAGGGTCAGCTCCAGTTCGATGCGCGGATGGCGACTCTGGAACTCGGCGATTGCCGCGCCCAGGTGATGAATCGCAAAGGACATGGGCGCCGACACGCGCAGCCGGCCACGCGGCTCGGCCTGCAGCTGCGCGGCGACGGCCTCGGCTTCGCCCAGGTCCCCCAGGATTTCGGCGACCCGCTGGTAATAGTGTTCACCCGCTTCGGTCAGGCTGAGCTTGCGGGTGGTCCGGTGCAGCAGGCGCACACCCAGCTGCTCCTCCAGACCCTGGATCAACTTGCTGGCCAGGGCGCGCGAGATCTCCATCTGGTCGGCCGCCGCGGTGTAGCTGCCGGAATCGACGACGCGGACGAACAATTGCATGGCCTGCAGCTTATCCACGTCGTGCGATCCTCACAGGACGGCCAGCACGGATTCCGGCGGTCGACCGATGACGGCGCGACCGCCCGCAATGACGATGGGGCGTTGAAGCAGACGCGGATGCGCGGCGATGGCGGCAACCAGCTGCGCGGCGGTGAGGGTGTCGGGGTCAAGGCCCAGGGCGGCGAACTCGGGTTCGTCGCGGCGCAGCAGTGCGCGGAATTCATTGCCGAACGCCCTGACCAGTGCATGCAGTTCGGCCGCGGAAAGCGGGTTCTCCAGGTAGTTGCGCACCTCGGGCGCAACGCCGTGCGTCTGCAGGAGTGCGAGCGCCTGGCGCGATTTGGAGCAACGCGGATTGTGATAGATCAGACAGGACATGCGCACAGTGGCCCGACCAAATTGCGCGCACTGTGCCTTGCGTGCGCCGCTGGAGCAATAGCGGCGCGCGGTTCTTCGGTTACATCCCGGTAACGCACCCGCCGCACGCAGCGGGTGCGTCAGCGGCCGCTCAGGCGGCGCTGGTCAACAGCGCAGGATTGGCCACGCCGGGTCGGATCACGGCGGGCTTGATCACTGCGGGCTGGATTACGGCAGGACGCCGCGCAAGTTCCAGTTCGCGGCGGATAACGATCCGTTCGGCATCGGAGCGCGTGGCGGCGGAGCCGATGATGTTTCCGTGTTGCGGGCACAGGACTTCAAACCAGCTGGCGCAGACTGTGCCCAGGTGGTCACGCTCGTCGACGCGTTCGATGGTATAGCCCAGGGCGCGGGTTTCCAGGGTGCGCATGGTGCGCATGGCATTCCTCCATGAGTGGTACTGCACGAGCATACCGATCGTGCGTGGCGATGGCGTTAACCGGACGTTTCATGTCGGTTAATCGGTGTCTGGCCGCTCCTTTCTGTGCATCGGGTTTTCCGTCGCGAGGAACTCGCCGATGCCCTCCGCCGTGAAAATGGGCAGGGAGCAGCGCCGGTCCGTGCAGATAAACGCGGCGGGCCGCTTCGGCCTGGGATAGTCCACGTCCGCATTGGGCAGGCGCTTGCCGTCACGGTCCCACCATTCGACTCGCTTGTACCATCCCGGCAGTTGCTGTGTTGTGGAGAAAAGGACTTTTGATCTCCCGTCCGCGTGCGGGCCGATGACGGTCAGGTGCAGCGGATCAGAATGGACTTCCTGATCTGCCAGCAGGATGCCGGCCTCGGTCAGTCGCTCCAGGGCTATGGACGGCTGCGCCAGCCAGGAGAGAGCGTGTGCGGCCATGTCCTTGTGTGTGGCGGATCCGGAGTAGCGTGACAGCAGATTGGTGAAGCGGGTGACGGACAGGTTTTCGTCGATCTGTGGCAGGGGCGGGATCGGACCGCGACTCACGGCGGCGGCATAGCCGCCGCGTTTGTCCCGGAAGTGCGCCTGGATGTAATCGGCTGCGGCCACGGCGTGCATGTACCAGCGTTGGTCTGCGGTGGCGCGGTACAGCGCCAGGAAGGCGCGGCCCATGGCCAGCGTGTCAGCGAGGTAGGGGCCGGCGGTGTCCTTCTCATCGTGGCGGAAGCCGCCCTTGCCGTGCGCACGCTCGCGCAGCGCCCATTCAACGGCGGCGACAGCGTCGTCCAGTGCCTGGGTGTCGCCCGTGTATTCGGCCCAGGTAGCCAGGGCTTCGGCGATCTGGCCGGTCTGCTGGGCGTAGCGGTGCGTGTCGATGCGGGGAATGCCGCGTGCACGACGGGTGGCATCGTCGCCGGCGAAGTAGTCTTCGGCGTGTGTGCCGGCGGTCAGGTCGGCGTCCTGGCTGACGTAGTATCCGCCGTCCTTGCTCTTCAGAAATCGGTCAATGTAGCGGCGAATCGCCAGAGCTGCATTCCGGTCGGACTCGCGCCGCCATTGCGCATAGGCCAGGGTATAGATGCGCAGGTATTCGGCCTGCACCGTGGCCAGTTTCTCGTAGTGCGGATGCTGCCAGTCGTGGTGCGTGGAATACTGGTAAACCCCGCCCCAGACCGGATCGATCAGTGCCCGGGCGGCATCGAGCGTCTGCTGCGCACGCCGGCCTTCCTCGGCAATGCCGGCCAGCGCGTTGACCATTTGCCACTCCACGCTGTCGCGATCGAGAAATTTCTGGTTGATATCCAGGCCGCCGGCTTTGTCGTCGTGGGCGCTGCGGTGCCTGGCCTGCAGGGCCTTGCGCGTGTCCTGGGCAAGCCGGCTCGGCAGTGGACCGCCGGCGTCGGCGTTGTCGGCCGCCTCTGGCGAGGGATCCGCCACGATCGCCTGGAGCAGGCGCACGAAGCGCTCGGGCGCGACGTATCCCTGGCGTTTGACAATCTCCCGGCCGGCCGGATCGAACACGATCGTTGCGGGCCAGCCGTAGTCCCGGTAGCGGTTGGCCAGGTCGGGACGTGCGTCCTGGTCGATGCGTAGGGGCACATAGTGGTCCTCGATCACTGCCTTGACCGCGGGATCGGTGTAGGTCTGCTGGTCCATGACGTGGCACCAGTGGCACCAGACGGCCTCCAGATACAGCAGGACGAAGCGGTTGTCGCGAGCAGCACGGGCGAAGGCGTCGGTGTCAGACCGGATCCAGTTCACAGTCCCGCCGTCGGCGAGCGCACAGCCGCTGCCCAGCAGCAGGACTAGAATGAACCGCAGGAACAGGGGCATGAGGCAATCTCCGGCGTTTTTGCGTATGTGAGTCACTACGTGATCGTTTGCCTGTTCGGATTCGTCCGCGTGACACGTTCCAACCCTTCGCGCTCCTCCTCCCAGCGCTGGCAGACGCTGATCGGCGGCCGTTAAAATGGCGTCGATACCTGCTGACGCGGGTGCCGGTGAATTCCGGTCCGGGGATGGCGGGAGGGGCAACCGTAATTCATCCGCTTGGAAGGAGCTCTCAATGAAGAAGTTGATGTTCGGCGTGGCGTTGGCTCTGGCCGGCGCAGTGACGGCGAGTCCGGTTTTCGCAGCTGGCGGTGGCAAGCCGGCGGTCGGCGTGGCGGAATTCAAGAACGAATCCGGTGCGGCCTGGTGGCGCGGCGGCGTGGGCTGGGAGCTTTCGGGCATGCTGTCCAACGAGCTGGCCTCCAGCGGCAACTTCAAGATCGTCGAGCGCGCCAAGCTGGAAAAAGTGCTGGAAGAGCAGAACCTCGCGGCTTCCGGTCGCGTCCGCTCGGGCACCGGCGCCCAGATGGGCAAGGTGACGGGCGCCGACTATCTCGTCATGGGCACGGTTACGGCTTATGAGGAAAACACCGCTTCCACCGGCGGTGGCGTGAGCTTCAAGGGTATCTCCCTGGGCGGCAAGAAGAGCGACGCCTACCTCGCCGTTGATATCCGCGTGGTGAACACCACCACCGGCGACATCGATTTCTCGCGCACCATCGAAGGCCGTGCCTCGGGCGGCGGCGTCGACGTCGGCATCTCCCGCGGTGGTTTCGGCGGCAACCTGTCGTCCGAGAAGAACACGCCGGCGGGCAAGGCGATCCG
This genomic stretch from Tahibacter amnicola harbors:
- a CDS encoding amidohydrolase, with amino-acid sequence MALPTQSLRVSLVQGDTRWHDAAANRAYYGEKIRALKGQTDLIVLPETFTSGFTNETLGNAEGMDGESLRWLAGVAAEVGAVITGSLVIRAEDRCANRLVWMRPDGSFETYDKRHLFRMANEHQRYVSGKDRLIVTLNGWRICPLICYDLRFPVWARNRYNRTVADRFDYDVLIYVANWPSARRYPWQTLLRARAMENLSYCIGVNRVGTDGNQLHYAGDSVALDFLGQPMAELGAVDLTVTVTLDPAALAAHRERFPAWMDADDFALTAD
- a CDS encoding S8 family serine peptidase, which codes for MRKPLYLALAALLGTAGIGHAADDTVRVRLDASDTIATEALGISPLQSTDYGNFRILELSRSDANKLLARSSAASVIADAGRIRFNDVNFDPIREGQQARKGAFPTTADGAGLHLVQFIGPAKQAWREAIEQQGLRVLQYYPNDTFLVWGRMDSVAETARQPFVRWQGGFLADYKINRDLHGRTGLIGNVDVHFYNDGNVKGLIDKLKGLGAHVITHAPAQPDKAFFDAWIKVDASQLEKIAQLPQVVWMGYASPTIQFDDEMSNQIIAGNYNGANAPQLGYAPWLTTFAYNGTGVIWAVTDTGSDLGHPDLAPRIVGGFSMPGCAAPNGDDEQGGGHGTHVAGIIAGVGLGDGTGPGAEADAAGFLYGLGVAPGTSLYPICTGENWPPLNGWQELSKLGLAGNAIGTNASWTTGEGTAHGYQASERTFDMMIRDGDFDAANNQPYIIAFSAGNSGPGASTLTAPKEAKNPIIVASSTNFRAGAINAISGFSSRGPAVDGRVLPNVSAPGESIASARRRAGASLCGTEIAGTATHYALCSGTSMAAPHVSGSIALITQWWRAQHAGATPSPAMAKALLVNGAIDMATADVPNNNEGWGRVNLANTIDATMQQFTVDQSIVLDDAGQNQQWTVGVANPSKPVRITLAWTDAPGAVGANPALVNNLDLEVSHAGNTYKGNVMTAGVSSTGGTADAKNNVENVFLPAGAGGAVTIRVNATNLPGDGIPGSGDATDQDFALVCDNCAVTPMFGLQATPSSREICAPSDASFTLDVSSVLGYSDPVELTTANVPAGATATVTPTTVTPGNTATATLTGTGSLAAGAYTFNVNATSTSGPQTQSLDVQLYTAPPAAGVLVAPTNNQLGVTLKPTLQWNAVPQAKTYFVQIAKDAAFTDIVASETVSGTQLTLGTALLPNTAYHWRVRADNTCGAGTQSPVSTFTTANLICVTPNLAVPDNNATGVNSDLVVADAGTLTDLDVSLKMSHTWPGDVTVSLTHVASNTTVILGNRMGGTGCSVPDVDVRWNDGAASAMSCRASSPGIGGDVRASNPLAPFNARELAGTWRLNVADLANQDTGVVQEWCLSPVATAPVDAIFKNGFESTP
- the arsC gene encoding arsenate reductase (glutaredoxin) (This arsenate reductase requires both glutathione and glutaredoxin to convert arsenate to arsenite, after which the efflux transporter formed by ArsA and ArsB can extrude the arsenite from the cell, providing resistance.), with product MSCLIYHNPRCSKSRQALALLQTHGVAPEVRNYLENPLSAAELHALVRAFGNEFRALLRRDEPEFAALGLDPDTLTAAQLVAAIAAHPRLLQRPIVIAGGRAVIGRPPESVLAVL
- a CDS encoding DUF255 domain-containing protein, giving the protein MPLPPSPDRNSPAPASAGIDAILTAADQRLPALGGGARRVGTCHADESEQANDHVVTHIRKNAGDCLMPLFLRFILVLLLGSGCALADGGTVNWIRSDTDAFARAARDNRFVLLYLEAVWCHWCHVMDQQTYTDPAVKAVIEDHYVPLRIDQDARPDLANRYRDYGWPATIVFDPAGREIVKRQGYVAPERFVRLLQAIVADPSPEAADNADAGGPLPSRLAQDTRKALQARHRSAHDDKAGGLDINQKFLDRDSVEWQMVNALAGIAEEGRRAQQTLDAARALIDPVWGGVYQYSTHHDWQHPHYEKLATVQAEYLRIYTLAYAQWRRESDRNAALAIRRYIDRFLKSKDGGYYVSQDADLTAGTHAEDYFAGDDATRRARGIPRIDTHRYAQQTGQIAEALATWAEYTGDTQALDDAVAAVEWALRERAHGKGGFRHDEKDTAGPYLADTLAMGRAFLALYRATADQRWYMHAVAAADYIQAHFRDKRGGYAAAVSRGPIPPLPQIDENLSVTRFTNLLSRYSGSATHKDMAAHALSWLAQPSIALERLTEAGILLADQEVHSDPLHLTVIGPHADGRSKVLFSTTQQLPGWYKRVEWWDRDGKRLPNADVDYPRPKRPAAFICTDRRCSLPIFTAEGIGEFLATENPMHRKERPDTD
- a CDS encoding LysR family transcriptional regulator, translating into MDKLQAMQLFVRVVDSGSYTAAADQMEISRALASKLIQGLEEQLGVRLLHRTTRKLSLTEAGEHYYQRVAEILGDLGEAEAVAAQLQAEPRGRLRVSAPMSFAIHHLGAAIAEFQSRHPRIELELTLNDRQVDLVEEGFDMAIRIARLTDSSLIARRIAPCRMQLVASPAYLRREGTPRKPTDLSDHNFLCYTLAARKDEVLLHRGEERAQIPIRGKLRVNNGDVIASAAVAGLGICLSPTFLVWQRMRRGELVRVLEDWDAPEIAIHAVYPPGRAVPAKTRSLIDFLVNRFGPEPYWDAAGDADTG
- a CDS encoding CsgG/HfaB family protein: MKKLMFGVALALAGAVTASPVFAAGGGKPAVGVAEFKNESGAAWWRGGVGWELSGMLSNELASSGNFKIVERAKLEKVLEEQNLAASGRVRSGTGAQMGKVTGADYLVMGTVTAYEENTASTGGGVSFKGISLGGKKSDAYLAVDIRVVNTTTGDIDFSRTIEGRASGGGVDVGISRGGFGGNLSSEKNTPAGKAIRAALVEISEYLDCVMVQQNGCEDEYQAKESKRREKTKKSLKLD